One genomic segment of Cygnus olor isolate bCygOlo1 chromosome 20, bCygOlo1.pri.v2, whole genome shotgun sequence includes these proteins:
- the ZNHIT3 gene encoding zinc finger HIT domain-containing protein 3, with the protein MASHRHYPTPTSLPVELLGAVLQGAPRAVPPRRGRDRHRERGRGALGAGQGGGGAGSAPRGGPGRAARRQPWSVADILAEDDEQDRVPLQKLKLLGESEELRGLLLNPHLRQLLLTIDEAEEKSSLMKKYMQEPLFVEFADCCLRIVEPPEKENILPE; encoded by the exons ATGGCCTCACACAGGCACTATCCAACCCCAACCAGCCTCCCCGTTGAA CTGCTCGGTGCCGTGCTGCAGGGCGCACCGCGCGCGGTGCCGCCGCGACGGGGACGGGATCGAcaccgggagcggggccgcggcgctCTCGGAGCCGGACAGGGCGGCGGAGGGGCCGGCAGCGCCCCgaggggcgggccgggccgggcagcgcgCAG GCAGCCCTGGTCGGTGGCGGACATCCTGGCGGAGGACGACGAGCAGGACCGCGTGCCGCTGCAGAAGCTCAAGCTGCTGG gagAATCTGAAGAACTGAGAGGCTTGCTCCTGAACCCACACCTccggcagctgctgctgacGATTgatgaagcagaagagaagagctCCCTCATGAAAAAGTACATGCAGGAGCCGCTATTTGTTGAGTTTGCAGACTGCTGCTTGAGAATTGTTGAACCCCCAGAGAAGGAGAACATTCTTCCTGAGTGA